The following are encoded together in the Desulfococcus multivorans genome:
- a CDS encoding sensor histidine kinase translates to MEKNKILLVDDEEDIRDILGIVLTDMGYRIYSAKDGEEALRIFDRELPSIVLTDIKMPGMDGIELLREIKRRAPETEVIMITGHGDMELAVKSLKYEATDFITKPINDDILEIALRRANERIVMKKQLTMYTENLERLVEEKTRKLVETERLAAIGQTAAGLAHAIKNITGALAGGVFVLDKGFELGNRQYIRKGWKIVKKNVKKINNVAVELLNFASERNPSYQHCDPNGPAREIYELIKPQAREYGITFHLKVDEDLPYVWFDPDGIHRALLNLVTNAMYACMDIRCTLKKKEITLRTLRSPGWAVEYQVEDTGCGMEEEIRGRIFRNFFSTKGYDGTGMGLMITKKIIDEHGGTIEVRSQKEVGTIFSIRLPQTRRMD, encoded by the coding sequence ATGGAAAAAAATAAAATATTGCTGGTCGATGACGAAGAAGATATCCGGGATATTCTGGGGATCGTGCTTACGGATATGGGATATCGGATCTATTCCGCAAAAGATGGTGAAGAAGCCCTGCGGATATTCGATCGGGAACTCCCGTCGATAGTGCTGACCGACATCAAGATGCCGGGAATGGACGGCATCGAACTCCTGAGGGAAATCAAGCGTCGGGCACCCGAGACGGAAGTGATCATGATCACCGGTCACGGGGACATGGAATTGGCGGTTAAAAGCTTGAAATACGAGGCAACGGATTTCATCACCAAACCCATCAACGACGATATTCTGGAAATTGCCCTCAGGCGGGCCAACGAACGCATCGTCATGAAGAAACAGCTCACGATGTACACCGAAAACCTGGAGCGGTTGGTGGAGGAAAAGACCCGAAAGCTGGTGGAGACCGAGCGTCTGGCGGCCATCGGCCAGACGGCGGCCGGATTGGCCCATGCCATCAAGAATATCACCGGGGCGCTGGCCGGCGGCGTTTTCGTGCTGGACAAGGGGTTCGAACTGGGGAACCGTCAATACATCCGGAAGGGATGGAAAATCGTCAAGAAAAATGTTAAAAAAATCAATAATGTCGCTGTTGAGTTGCTGAATTTTGCCAGTGAAAGAAACCCCAGCTACCAGCATTGCGATCCCAATGGACCGGCGCGGGAGATTTACGAACTGATCAAGCCCCAGGCGAGGGAATACGGCATCACCTTTCATCTGAAGGTGGATGAAGACCTCCCCTATGTCTGGTTCGATCCCGATGGAATCCACCGGGCCCTCCTGAATCTCGTCACCAATGCCATGTATGCGTGCATGGACATTCGATGTACGCTCAAGAAAAAGGAGATCACGCTTCGTACCTTGCGGTCTCCCGGCTGGGCCGTCGAATATCAGGTGGAAGACACCGGCTGCGGGATGGAGGAGGAGATAAGGGGCAGGATTTTCCGGAATTTTTTCAGCACTAAAGGTTATGACGGAACCGGTATGGGTCTCATGATCACCAAGAAAATCATCGATGAGCACGGCGGAACCATCGAGGTCCGTTCCCAAAAAGAGGTTGGAACGATCTTCTCGATCCGGCTGCCGCAAACGCGTCGAATGGATTGA
- the hmcB gene encoding sulfate respiration complex iron-sulfur protein HmcB — translation MSVSRRRFLTWMGGASFATAVGRKAHAGTNKEFKGYPDSMGVLHDTTLCVGCRRCEEACNKVNDLPAPDVSFRDESVLNQERRTTAKAYTVVNKYADPDRPGGVTFRKLQCNHCKEPACASACFVKAFKKTPEGAVVYDASVCVGCRYCMVACPFNIPAYEYEKVLDPRVMKCTMCHPRILEGKIPGCVEVCPVEALTFGKREDLIRIARDRIRKYPEKYVDHIYGEYEMGGTNWLYITGTPYEEIGMREDLGTTSAPELTAGALGAVPIVVGLWPVLLTGIWAMTQRKEKISAEEKKEAVAQAVAKTEAEAEEAMAAAMEKARKDQDAAVKKEVKKALEEAKKAKEEGTDKKEEDV, via the coding sequence ATGTCCGTATCCCGAAGAAGATTTCTAACATGGATGGGCGGTGCGAGCTTTGCTACAGCCGTTGGGCGAAAAGCTCATGCCGGAACGAACAAAGAGTTCAAAGGATACCCAGACAGCATGGGCGTGTTGCACGACACGACGCTGTGCGTCGGATGTCGACGCTGTGAGGAAGCCTGTAACAAGGTTAACGATCTCCCGGCGCCGGACGTATCCTTTCGGGACGAATCCGTTCTGAACCAGGAGCGAAGAACCACCGCCAAGGCCTATACCGTCGTCAACAAGTATGCGGATCCCGATCGCCCCGGAGGGGTGACCTTCCGTAAACTTCAATGCAATCACTGCAAGGAGCCTGCCTGCGCATCGGCATGCTTTGTCAAAGCGTTCAAGAAGACCCCCGAAGGTGCCGTGGTTTATGATGCTTCGGTCTGTGTCGGGTGCCGATACTGCATGGTGGCTTGCCCCTTCAATATCCCGGCCTACGAGTATGAAAAGGTTCTCGATCCCAGGGTGATGAAGTGCACCATGTGTCACCCGCGAATTCTCGAGGGTAAAATCCCCGGCTGTGTGGAGGTCTGCCCCGTTGAAGCGCTTACCTTTGGAAAACGTGAGGACCTTATCAGGATCGCCCGGGATCGCATTCGGAAATACCCGGAAAAATATGTCGATCACATCTATGGCGAATATGAGATGGGCGGTACCAACTGGTTGTACATTACCGGCACCCCATACGAAGAGATCGGGATGCGCGAGGATCTCGGCACCACGTCCGCGCCGGAGTTGACGGCGGGGGCTCTCGGGGCGGTGCCCATCGTCGTCGGTCTGTGGCCGGTGCTGTTGACCGGCATATGGGCCATGACCCAACGGAAAGAGAAGATTTCGGCGGAGGAGAAAAAAGAGGCCGTGGCGCAGGCGGTAGCCAAAACCGAGGCTGAGGCCGAAGAGGCCATGGCCGCGGCCATGGAGAAGGCAAGGAAGGATCAGGACGCCGCCGTCAAAAAGGAAGTGAAAAAGGCCCTTGAAGAGGCTAAAAAGGCCAAGGAGGAGGGTACGGACAAGAAGGAGGAGGATGTCTGA
- the hmcE gene encoding sulfate respiration complex protein HmcE: MEMDIYKLVTGPVAWLAFGIFFIGVIVRAALYIKGLDWQMDRVAYTAHRKHGIRGAIRSIAAWLVPFGTHSWRFYPFFTIVFFTFHIGLLVVPIFLQGHSILLKERFGFGLPTISDFSADMLTIGVMTAAVFLVLRRLALPEVRIITTWYDYLVLAIAVAPFLTGFLAAHRIGNYNFWLISHIITGEIMLVAIPFTKLSHFVLFFMSRMQIGMDFGIKRGGMKSKGMAW; the protein is encoded by the coding sequence ATGGAGATGGATATATATAAATTGGTAACCGGACCGGTGGCGTGGTTGGCGTTCGGCATCTTTTTCATCGGGGTTATCGTCCGAGCCGCACTCTATATCAAGGGTCTGGACTGGCAGATGGATCGCGTCGCCTATACCGCTCACCGAAAGCACGGTATCAGGGGTGCCATAAGATCCATCGCGGCGTGGCTTGTTCCTTTCGGGACCCACAGCTGGCGGTTCTATCCCTTTTTCACCATCGTATTTTTCACATTCCACATCGGGTTGCTGGTGGTGCCGATTTTTCTTCAGGGTCATTCGATCCTCCTCAAAGAGCGGTTCGGCTTCGGCCTTCCGACCATATCCGATTTCAGCGCCGACATGCTCACTATCGGCGTGATGACGGCAGCGGTGTTCCTTGTGCTGCGGCGTCTGGCGCTTCCGGAGGTTCGTATCATTACGACCTGGTATGATTATCTGGTGCTTGCCATTGCCGTAGCGCCGTTTCTGACGGGTTTTCTGGCGGCACACCGGATCGGGAACTATAATTTCTGGTTGATATCACACATCATAACAGGCGAAATCATGCTGGTGGCGATTCCGTTCACCAAACTTTCCCACTTTGTCCTTTTCTTCATGAGCCGAATGCAGATCGGTATGGATTTCGGCATCAAACGCGGCGGCATGAAAAGCAAGGGGATGGCGTGGTAG
- the hmcC gene encoding sulfate respiration complex protein HmcC has translation MSEQNVVAKKSFFPTDRSLYTPFNVVCGVILLVGLLLTVMRFTGGLAAVTNLDDNYPWGLWIGFDLMAGVALAAGGYTTSAACYIFGIKRFHSAVRPAILTGFLGYALVVVSLNYDVGRPWRLPYPFVVQRGTTSLLFEVAACVALYLTVLFLEYSPAALEWLGFKKLRNTLVRITMVLTIFGVVLSTLHQSSLGALFLIAPSKLHPFWYSTYIPVYFFISSIIAGLSMVIFEGTLSHKYFHDKMDATYRSEHDGLVLGFAKGASFVMAGYVIIKIIGIAVENQWHLLATPYGLWFLVELIGFVALPCYLYAVGARDKNLKLIQRTSIIAVLGIILNRLNVCIIAFNWYLPWSQKYIPHWGEVGLTIFMLTVGVLVFRFIVTRQPIFYEHPEYQAHHAEDLDVHHKAQH, from the coding sequence ATGTCTGAGCAAAACGTCGTCGCCAAAAAATCATTTTTTCCGACGGATCGATCCCTGTATACCCCCTTCAATGTAGTCTGCGGGGTGATCCTGCTGGTGGGGCTGCTTCTGACCGTGATGCGGTTCACCGGCGGGTTGGCCGCGGTGACCAACCTGGATGACAATTATCCCTGGGGGCTGTGGATCGGATTCGACCTGATGGCCGGCGTCGCGCTGGCAGCGGGCGGTTATACGACCTCGGCCGCGTGCTACATTTTCGGGATAAAGCGCTTCCATTCGGCGGTCCGTCCGGCCATTCTCACCGGTTTCCTGGGCTACGCCCTGGTCGTGGTGTCGCTGAATTACGATGTCGGCCGACCGTGGCGGCTGCCTTATCCGTTTGTCGTGCAGCGGGGCACCACCTCCCTTCTCTTCGAAGTGGCCGCGTGTGTGGCCCTCTACCTGACGGTGCTCTTCCTGGAATACTCCCCTGCCGCTTTGGAATGGCTGGGCTTCAAGAAACTGCGAAACACCCTGGTCAGGATCACCATGGTGTTGACCATTTTCGGCGTGGTGCTGTCCACCTTGCACCAGTCCTCCCTGGGTGCGCTTTTTCTGATTGCACCGTCCAAGCTGCATCCCTTCTGGTATTCCACCTATATTCCGGTCTATTTTTTCATATCCAGTATTATCGCCGGACTATCGATGGTGATTTTCGAGGGAACCCTGTCCCACAAATATTTCCATGACAAAATGGATGCGACTTACCGGTCGGAGCATGACGGTCTGGTGCTCGGCTTCGCTAAAGGAGCATCCTTCGTCATGGCCGGCTACGTCATCATCAAGATCATCGGCATCGCCGTCGAGAATCAGTGGCATCTGCTGGCGACGCCTTACGGGCTGTGGTTCCTTGTCGAACTGATCGGCTTCGTGGCCCTGCCCTGCTATCTGTATGCGGTGGGCGCCCGGGACAAGAACCTGAAGCTGATTCAGCGGACATCCATCATCGCCGTGCTGGGCATTATTCTTAACCGGCTCAACGTGTGTATCATCGCCTTCAACTGGTATCTGCCCTGGAGTCAGAAGTATATTCCCCACTGGGGGGAGGTCGGATTGACGATCTTCATGCTGACCGTCGGCGTCCTCGTCTTCAGGTTCATTGTCACGCGACAGCCGATTTTCTATGAACATCCCGAATACCAGGCACATCATGCTGAAGACCTCGATGTACACCACAAAGCACAACACTAA
- a CDS encoding universal stress protein: MFKKILFATTATPACDNAAHVAFDLARKYQSELTVLHVFGRPSRGFSATVTDSRSGEEDYVDADYVEWVKDEMKTYYAEQSKASGVEPTMLPVVGIPHTEILRYLRKSDVDLLIMGAHSRQEDPGATRYRSVVGSTMQRVAKAARCPVLIVSRPCTTCLWYFSNIIFGTDFTKASDSAFKFAFKLCKEIGAKLYMFHALDLSSVQSGTVLEQSEIEAMIKAAQRKMELKYVSQMGDYDNYEIEIWEGIPYVEILKYAREKNGDLIVMAHHTREIDPEQALLGSTVEQVVLRASCPVASVNRPDKVSD; encoded by the coding sequence ATGTTCAAGAAGATATTATTTGCAACGACGGCCACGCCGGCTTGCGACAATGCAGCCCATGTCGCCTTTGATCTGGCCAGGAAATATCAGTCGGAACTGACGGTCCTGCATGTTTTCGGCCGCCCGTCACGAGGATTCAGCGCCACGGTCACCGACAGCAGAAGCGGTGAGGAAGACTATGTGGATGCCGATTACGTGGAATGGGTCAAGGATGAGATGAAGACCTATTATGCCGAACAGAGCAAGGCATCCGGTGTGGAACCGACGATGTTGCCGGTGGTGGGCATCCCCCACACCGAGATCCTGCGCTACCTTCGCAAATCGGACGTCGATCTGTTGATTATGGGTGCCCACTCCCGACAGGAGGATCCCGGCGCCACCCGCTATCGGAGTGTTGTGGGCAGCACAATGCAGCGGGTCGCCAAGGCCGCCCGATGTCCGGTTTTAATCGTGAGCCGCCCGTGCACTACCTGCCTCTGGTATTTTTCCAATATCATTTTCGGAACGGATTTTACGAAGGCATCGGATTCCGCTTTTAAATTCGCTTTTAAACTCTGTAAGGAAATCGGGGCAAAGCTCTATATGTTTCATGCCCTGGATCTCAGCAGCGTTCAGTCGGGAACCGTCCTCGAACAGTCGGAGATCGAGGCGATGATCAAGGCGGCCCAAAGAAAGATGGAACTCAAATATGTCTCCCAGATGGGCGATTACGACAACTATGAGATTGAAATATGGGAAGGGATCCCCTATGTCGAAATCCTGAAGTATGCCCGGGAGAAAAACGGCGATCTCATTGTCATGGCTCACCACACGAGAGAGATCGATCCCGAGCAGGCGCTCCTGGGAAGCACGGTAGAGCAGGTGGTCCTCAGGGCATCCTGCCCGGTGGCGAGCGTGAACCGTCCAGACAAGGTGTCGGATTAG
- a CDS encoding PAS domain-containing sensor histidine kinase — MQVNLPILLLLLCVGTLVCFLMLKLVRQRREYRILFESVPCTISIQNKNFEIIRYNREFADTFDISQGKYCYTVYKGLRERCVSCPVSRTFNDGKSHYSEEERTNKDGSKKFWIVKTAPIRNTKGEITAAIEMCLDVTHRKELEEELSRSEKKYYAIFNNIPNPVFVLDPDSHRILDCNRSVEAVYGYAQSEVISRSFLDFFVEEDKSHYEFNLNKASEINQVKQVTKDGAIRFVNIRISPTEFLGQHVLLVTAGDITKRLEAEHQLSQASKLATLGEMATGVAHELNQPLTVIKMASTFFMKKISQNEAIPAEILRNMSEKISNNIDRANRIINHMRDFARKSDMRLDKVQVNDVLGKAFEIFSQQFKLRQIAVTWELQKNLPVIMADAGRLEQVFINLLVNARDSIEKRWAKSDPNAVSEKRIFLKTALKGKKVVVEVEDTGTGIPKGIQNKIFEPFFTTKEVGKGTGLGLSISYGIVKDFHGEIRLCDPFHGGACFHLEFPIHQLTQDVEHGKK; from the coding sequence ATGCAGGTTAATCTGCCTATTCTTTTGCTTTTACTGTGTGTCGGAACGCTGGTTTGCTTCCTGATGCTCAAATTGGTTCGACAGCGTCGGGAGTACCGTATCCTGTTTGAAAGCGTACCCTGCACGATCTCCATTCAGAACAAGAACTTCGAAATTATTCGATACAACCGTGAATTTGCCGACACCTTCGACATCAGCCAGGGGAAATACTGCTACACGGTCTATAAGGGCCTCCGTGAGCGGTGTGTGTCCTGCCCCGTTTCCAGGACCTTCAATGACGGCAAATCGCATTACAGCGAGGAGGAGCGGACCAACAAGGATGGATCGAAGAAGTTCTGGATCGTCAAGACCGCACCCATCCGCAACACCAAGGGCGAGATAACGGCCGCCATCGAGATGTGTCTGGATGTGACCCATCGAAAGGAACTCGAAGAGGAGCTTTCCCGATCCGAAAAGAAGTATTACGCTATTTTTAACAACATTCCCAATCCGGTATTTGTTCTGGATCCCGATTCTCATCGAATTCTGGATTGCAACCGGAGTGTCGAGGCGGTTTACGGCTATGCGCAATCCGAGGTTATCAGCCGTTCCTTTCTCGACTTTTTCGTTGAAGAGGACAAATCTCATTACGAGTTCAATCTCAACAAAGCCAGCGAGATTAATCAGGTCAAGCAGGTGACCAAAGACGGAGCGATTCGCTTTGTCAACATCCGGATTTCGCCTACCGAATTTCTGGGGCAGCACGTGCTTCTCGTGACCGCAGGCGATATCACCAAGCGACTCGAGGCCGAGCATCAGCTTTCCCAGGCCAGTAAGCTTGCGACATTGGGCGAGATGGCAACCGGCGTCGCCCATGAATTGAACCAGCCCCTTACCGTCATCAAAATGGCCAGTACCTTTTTTATGAAAAAGATCAGCCAGAACGAGGCGATACCGGCGGAGATTTTGCGCAATATGTCCGAGAAGATCAGTAACAACATCGATCGGGCGAATCGGATCATCAATCACATGCGGGATTTCGCCAGAAAATCGGATATGCGGCTGGACAAGGTCCAGGTCAACGATGTCCTGGGAAAAGCCTTTGAAATCTTCAGCCAGCAATTCAAGTTGAGGCAGATCGCGGTGACCTGGGAGCTACAAAAGAATCTTCCCGTCATCATGGCCGATGCGGGCCGGCTGGAACAGGTTTTCATCAATCTTCTGGTCAATGCCCGCGACAGCATCGAGAAAAGATGGGCCAAGTCAGACCCGAATGCCGTTTCCGAAAAGCGGATTTTTTTGAAGACGGCCCTGAAAGGCAAAAAGGTGGTCGTTGAGGTGGAAGACACCGGTACGGGGATTCCCAAAGGCATTCAGAACAAGATCTTCGAGCCCTTCTTCACAACGAAGGAGGTGGGAAAGGGAACAGGTCTTGGGCTTTCCATCAGCTACGGTATCGTCAAGGATTTTCACGGCGAGATCCGGTTGTGCGACCCTTTTCACGGCGGTGCGTGTTTCCATTTGGAATTTCCCATCCATCAACTGACACAAGATGTGGAACATGGAAAAAAATAA
- a CDS encoding response regulator, whose protein sequence is MKKKKVLVVDDELDMRIYISTVFETSGYEAVTARDGKDGLAKARKLLPDLIILDIMMPGEGGVLMYRHLKSDDVLKDIPVLMLSGVGKQTFFHYLKMMNIQPDDAIPEPEAYVEKPPKPNELLEIAESLLRPAA, encoded by the coding sequence ATGAAGAAGAAAAAGGTTCTGGTTGTAGACGATGAACTGGACATGAGGATCTATATTTCAACGGTCTTCGAGACGAGTGGGTATGAAGCGGTCACGGCGAGAGACGGAAAAGACGGTCTGGCCAAAGCCAGAAAGTTGCTCCCGGACCTGATCATTCTGGATATCATGATGCCGGGGGAAGGGGGCGTCCTCATGTACCGGCATCTGAAATCCGACGATGTCTTGAAAGATATCCCCGTTCTGATGCTCTCCGGGGTCGGGAAACAGACCTTTTTTCATTACCTGAAGATGATGAATATTCAGCCGGACGACGCCATCCCCGAACCTGAAGCCTATGTCGAAAAGCCGCCCAAGCCGAATGAATTGCTGGAGATTGCGGAATCCTTGCTTCGGCCGGCGGCTTGA
- the hmcF gene encoding sulfate respiration complex iron-sulfur protein HmcF gives MALGKLCNREPVNTLEQLQELLNDKGGKQYYEEMSDLDVDQALLWNTIQKTIKAKSRIKTWLEICAHCGMCADSCFLYLANNKDPEQVPSYKIQSTLGEIVKRKGKVDNAFMQKVMDTAWSKCTCCNRCGLYCPFGIDMGVMFSYLRGLCFQQGFIPWEMKIGSGMHRVFRAQMDVTTEDWVETCEWMAEEWEEDWPGLEIPVDKENADILYTVNAREPKHYPEDLAEAAVLFHLAGENWTVPSEGWEETSLAMFAGDWEGCKLQVQSVYDAMKRLNPKRMVVTECGHAYRATVIEGPYWAGLKDGQTPIPSLHYVEWVAEALRTGKLKIDPAKRIKEPVTYQDSCNYIRNAGLADCAREIMSYIAEDFREMTPNREHNFCCGGGGGFNGIGRYRKERNIGLKVKCDQILATGAKLVISPCHNCWDAIRDLEEVFEVGIRWSFLKPLLLKMVIVPDHLKPSEEE, from the coding sequence ATGGCATTAGGCAAGCTCTGCAACAGAGAACCCGTCAATACCCTGGAGCAACTTCAAGAGCTCCTGAACGACAAGGGCGGCAAACAATATTATGAAGAAATGAGCGATCTTGACGTCGATCAGGCGCTCTTGTGGAATACCATCCAGAAAACCATCAAGGCCAAATCCAGGATCAAAACCTGGCTCGAGATCTGTGCCCACTGCGGCATGTGCGCCGACAGCTGTTTTCTCTATCTGGCCAACAACAAGGATCCCGAACAGGTGCCTTCCTACAAGATCCAGTCGACGCTGGGGGAGATCGTCAAACGGAAAGGCAAGGTCGACAACGCCTTCATGCAGAAGGTCATGGACACCGCATGGTCCAAATGCACCTGTTGCAACCGATGCGGCCTTTACTGTCCCTTCGGTATCGACATGGGCGTCATGTTCAGCTATCTCAGGGGATTGTGTTTCCAGCAGGGATTCATTCCCTGGGAGATGAAGATCGGTTCCGGAATGCATCGGGTCTTTCGTGCCCAGATGGATGTCACCACTGAGGACTGGGTTGAAACCTGCGAGTGGATGGCCGAGGAGTGGGAAGAGGATTGGCCCGGCCTGGAGATCCCTGTCGACAAGGAGAACGCGGACATCCTCTACACCGTAAACGCCCGGGAGCCTAAACACTATCCCGAGGATCTGGCGGAGGCGGCGGTGCTCTTCCATCTGGCGGGTGAGAACTGGACCGTTCCCAGTGAAGGTTGGGAGGAGACCAGTCTTGCCATGTTCGCCGGGGACTGGGAGGGGTGCAAGCTGCAAGTTCAGTCGGTATATGATGCCATGAAGCGTCTGAACCCCAAACGGATGGTCGTCACCGAGTGCGGTCACGCCTACCGCGCCACCGTCATCGAAGGCCCTTACTGGGCCGGCCTGAAGGACGGCCAAACCCCCATTCCCAGTCTTCATTATGTCGAGTGGGTGGCCGAAGCCCTGAGGACCGGAAAGCTCAAGATCGATCCGGCCAAGCGGATCAAGGAGCCGGTAACCTATCAGGATTCCTGCAACTATATCCGTAACGCCGGTCTGGCCGACTGCGCGCGTGAAATCATGAGCTATATTGCCGAGGATTTTCGCGAAATGACCCCCAACCGCGAGCATAATTTCTGCTGCGGCGGCGGCGGCGGTTTCAACGGCATCGGGCGATACCGGAAGGAGCGGAACATCGGACTGAAGGTCAAATGTGATCAGATCCTGGCCACCGGCGCAAAACTGGTCATCTCACCGTGCCATAACTGCTGGGATGCCATCCGTGATCTGGAAGAGGTTTTTGAGGTCGGCATCCGGTGGAGCTTCCTCAAGCCGCTTCTGTTGAAAATGGTCATCGTTCCGGATCATCTGAAGCCGTCTGAGGAGGAATAA
- a CDS encoding response regulator — protein MDKRLLLVDDEDDIREILSIYLADLGYAVDAVADGVEALEVYRRERPPLVITDIKMPGIDGIDLLREIKQMDSDTEVIMITGHGDLDLAIKSLKHEATDFITKPINHDILDLAVNRAWEKITMRRQIREHTENIHRLVQEELRVTRHKYHQLFEAAPCYITVQDRHLKITESNRLFKSHFGDAAGLSCYAAYKHRQEPCPECPVLMTFDDGESHRTETVVTAKDGRQYNVLITTAPLRDAAGRITHVMEMSIDITQIRQLQDQLTNLGLLISSVSHGVKGLLTGMDGGIYMLRSGIRKEDIALMEEGMEIVRQMGMRLRKQVLDILYYAKTRELQTEKVEVQAFAESVANTVVPKAEAAGVAFVRMFDPSPGVMEIDPDVATAALVNILENAIDACSEKMDKAAHQVVFTVKGEPDAVLFEVQDDGIGMDRETREKMFTLFFSSKGNKGTGLGLFIAHKMVDQHGGDITVDSTPGKGSRFRIRLPRMQPGKNARPLNGG, from the coding sequence ATGGACAAACGACTCTTGCTGGTAGATGACGAAGACGATATCCGGGAAATCCTTTCCATTTATCTTGCCGATCTGGGGTATGCCGTCGATGCGGTCGCCGACGGCGTCGAAGCCCTCGAAGTGTATCGCCGAGAGCGACCGCCTCTCGTCATTACCGATATCAAGATGCCCGGCATCGACGGCATCGATCTCCTGAGGGAGATCAAGCAGATGGATTCGGACACGGAAGTTATTATGATCACCGGCCACGGCGATCTTGATCTGGCCATCAAGAGCTTGAAGCACGAGGCCACCGATTTCATCACCAAGCCCATCAACCATGACATCCTCGATCTGGCGGTCAACCGTGCCTGGGAAAAGATCACCATGCGCCGGCAAATCCGCGAACACACCGAAAATATCCATCGTCTGGTTCAGGAAGAGCTGCGCGTCACCCGCCATAAGTACCATCAGCTTTTCGAAGCGGCACCCTGTTATATCACCGTTCAGGATCGACACCTCAAGATTACCGAAAGCAATCGGCTTTTCAAGTCCCACTTCGGCGACGCCGCCGGTCTGAGTTGCTATGCCGCCTACAAACACCGACAGGAGCCATGTCCGGAATGCCCGGTGTTGATGACGTTCGATGACGGAGAGTCCCACCGGACCGAGACGGTCGTAACAGCGAAGGACGGCCGCCAATACAATGTGCTGATTACCACGGCGCCCCTTCGGGATGCCGCCGGTCGGATCACCCATGTCATGGAGATGTCCATCGATATCACCCAGATTCGGCAGCTCCAGGATCAGCTCACCAATCTGGGACTGTTGATCAGCTCGGTTTCCCACGGGGTCAAGGGCTTGCTGACCGGCATGGACGGCGGCATCTATATGCTGCGGTCCGGGATCAGGAAGGAGGACATCGCGTTGATGGAAGAGGGGATGGAGATTGTGAGGCAGATGGGGATGCGACTCCGCAAGCAGGTGCTCGACATCCTCTATTACGCCAAAACCCGAGAGCTTCAGACCGAGAAGGTCGAGGTGCAGGCCTTTGCCGAAAGCGTCGCCAATACCGTCGTTCCCAAGGCCGAAGCCGCCGGCGTCGCGTTCGTTCGGATGTTCGATCCTTCGCCGGGCGTCATGGAAATCGATCCGGACGTGGCGACGGCCGCCCTGGTCAACATCCTTGAAAACGCCATCGACGCCTGCAGCGAGAAGATGGACAAGGCTGCCCACCAGGTCGTGTTCACTGTCAAGGGTGAACCTGATGCAGTGCTTTTTGAGGTCCAGGACGACGGCATCGGCATGGACCGTGAAACCCGTGAGAAGATGTTTACCTTGTTTTTTTCCAGCAAGGGAAACAAGGGCACCGGTCTGGGACTCTTCATCGCCCACAAAATGGTCGATCAGCACGGGGGAGATATTACCGTGGACTCCACGCCGGGGAAGGGGAGCCGGTTTCGAATACGACTGCCGAGGATGCAACCCGGGAAGAATGCGCGACCGTTGAACGGGGGATGA
- the hmcD gene encoding sulfate respiration complex protein HmcD gives MDGIFYTLQDFMTHTKGVTYIIMVLALISITAFWRFLTDRDDD, from the coding sequence ATGGACGGCATATTTTACACGCTTCAGGATTTCATGACCCATACCAAAGGGGTTACCTATATCATTATGGTGCTGGCTTTGATCAGCATCACCGCGTTCTGGCGTTTCCTAACCGACAGAGATGACGATTAA